A stretch of Scheffersomyces stipitis CBS 6054 chromosome 2, complete sequence DNA encodes these proteins:
- a CDS encoding predicted protein: MSNPFGNHNGELEDDDLFGDSAPPSAPSTFPDQAPPVANISPTATAAIPTTSSPGPNRMGPGPGRSVAGSRTHSRRSSHMLSSGDIYNGGSYYPTSMAGAPSSYSIAPFGSSQSQQQHASPSPLYAHQPHQRQPSSSYSTMIDDDADYFYEKLDYSRSNPNLANTPKRGKAVAF, translated from the coding sequence ATGAGTAATCCATTCGGTAACCATAACGGAGAGcttgaagacgacgacttgTTCGGCGATTCTGCTCCGCCTTCCGCTCCATCCACATTTCCAGATCAAGCTCCTCCTGTTGCCAACATTTCTCCTACGGCCACAGCAGCCATTCCCACTACCTCGTCTCCTGGCCCTAATCGTATGGGTCCGGGTCCTGGTCGATCTGTGGCTGGATCTAGAACCCATTCCCGTCGCTCTTCCCATATGTTGTCGTCGGGAGACATCTACAACGGCGGCTCTTACTATCCCACCAGCATGGCTGGTGCCCCATCGTCATACTCTATTGCGCCTTTCGGCTCAAGCCAATCGCAGCAACAGCACGCTAGCCCGCTGCCATTGTACGCGCATCAACCACACCAAAGACAGCCCAGCTCATCGTACCTGACGATGATTGACGACGACGCCGATTACTTCTACGAGAAACTTGACTACCTGAGATCCAACCCTAACTTAGCTAATACACCTAAAAGGGGAAAAGCAGTGGCTTTTG
- the FKH2 gene encoding transcription factor (Fork head protein homolog 2~go_component nucleus~go_funtion transcription factor activity~go_process regulation of transcription, DNA-dependent), translating to MSTTSTPRKRPLSDVDDSDLPTFDDPQDLVNAVISTLQTPADSTNVAETYANDKNSATEVQAYAKIAGKDWTFYVKSLAVSIGRNTDTQNQTQAQNVANAATDIDLGPAKVVSRQHATITYNLDLRCWELKVLGRNGARIDGQKVAVGPEHAHSLHSGAILDIGGTQMMFILPGSPPTISPKLLTKSLLKYKETASKSRKSSFGHNIGTSHMKSFQMFDKASLPQSPSSLSATSLQSNLDQDLSKEEAKDIKPPYSYATMITQAILSNVDGVMSLSEIYNWISSHYAYYKYSKTGWQNSIRHNLSLNKAFEKVPRRPNEPGKGMKWQISESYKDDFLSKIQSGSLSKTRRGSSVSRQLHLHLATHKQLPESQKYYDQEQKALQDSQQHHLQLQPSQQQPPYGHQRQSSVPKLGQGQFPPVPSNPIQPNPLSYMASAPNNGYMIPQQRAYGYQSSAPHMVYGGAMMHQQNQQSMIPQQQIQQIQTLSTLPAPKSELSSPIRQMSDINNNATPKLPKVSGSHLFNLPPPPQSHNLGTSAPGAHHSRSNSYNSNQLPDSQLNSYSSSLQNHSEDSSVNNNQNSTAPSSGDLGLNFTSPKKIAPLEAFTPERGSKSMGGNGKLGAPNGANTNQSSPAFWNFVQFSTPNGQTPMRKNSDENSQGSPTLSRKILSANNNNSNGYNHKDEGKVGLSPFKLKADIQSNGQEELTKSEKNV from the coding sequence ATGTCCACCACGTCGACTCCGCGGAAACGTCCTCTCAGCGATGTGGACGATTCCGATCTCCCGACGTTCGACGATCCACAAGACCTCGTCAATGCCGTAATCTCGACGCTTCAAACCCCAGCAGACTCAACCAATGTCGCAGAAACGTATGCTAATGACAAAAACTCGGCTACTGAAGTCCAGGCCTACGCCAAGATCGCTGGCAAAGACTGGACATTCTACGTGAAATCACTAGCGGTTTCTATCGGTCGTAACACCGACACCCAAAATCAGACCCAAGCGCAAAACGTCGCCAATGCTGCTACCGATATCGACTTGGGCCCAGCCAAAGTAGTCTCCAGACAACATGCCACCATCACATACAATCTAGACTTAAGATGCTGGGAATTGAAGGTGTTGGGCCGTAATGGAGCTCGTATAGACGGACAAAAAGTAGCAGTAGGTCCCGAGCATGCTCACTCCTTGCATTCAGGAGCTATCTTAGATATCGGAGGTACCCAGATGATGTTTATATTGCCTGGTTCTCCTCCTACGATTCTGCCCAAGTTGTTGACTAagagtttgttgaagtataAAGAAACGGCCTCCAAATCCCGCAAGCTGTCTTTTGGACATAATATCGGAACGTCACACATGAAGAGTTTCCAGATGTTTGACAAGGCTCTGTTACCTCAgtctccttcttctctttcgGCCACTTCTCTACAGAGTAACTTGGATCAGGACTTGTCGAAAGAGGAAGCCAAAGACATCAAGCCTCCGTATTCGTATGCGACAATGATCACCCAGGCTATCTTGTCGAACGTGGATGGCGTGATGTCATTGTCAGAAATATATAACTGGATCTCGTCCCATTATGCATACTACAAATACTCTAAGACAGGCTGGCAGAACTCGATCAGACACAACTTGTCTTTGAACAAGGCGTTTGAAAAGGTTCCCAGAAGACCAAATGAGCCTGGAAAGGGTATGAAATGGCAGATTAGCGAGTCGTACAAAGACGATTTCTTAAGTAAAATCCAGAGTGGCTCGCTtctgaagacaagaagagGTTCTTCCGTCTCCAGACAGTTACACCTTCACTTGGCTACACACAAACAGTTACCCGAATCTCAGAAGTACTATGACCAAGAACAAAAGGCACTTCAGGATCTGCAACAGCATCATCTACAGCTTCAACCGCTGCAACAGCAGCCTCCATACGGTCATCAGAGACAGAGCTCCGTACCTAAATTGGGTCAGGGTCAATTTCCGCCGGTTCCATCCAATCCTATTCAGCCTAACCCGTTGTCGTATATGGCTAGTGCACCCAATAACGGGTATATGATACCTCAGCAACGTGCTTATGGTTACCAGAGCTCAGCACCTCATATGGTGTACGGTGGAGCCATGATGCATCAGCAGAATCAGCAGAGTATGATTCCCCAGCAGCAGATCCAGCAGATACAGACATTGCTGACGTTGCCTGCTCCCAAAAGTGAGTTGTCTTCGCCTATAAGACAGATGAGCGATATCAATAATAATGCTACACCCAAGTTGCCGAAAGTCTCGGGAAGTCACCTTTTTAATTTACCTCCACCTCCCCAGTCTCATAATCTCGGAACATCGGCTCCTGGAGCTCATCATTCGCGTCTGAATTCGTACAATTCGAACCAGCTACCAGATTCGCAACTAAACTCATACAGCAGTTCCCTTCAGAACCACTCAGAGGATTCGTCCGTAAACAATAACCAAAACTCCACAGCACCCAGTAGCGGAGACCTTGGACTTAATTTTACCAGCCCCAAAAAGATCGCACCTCTTGAAGCCTTTACACCAGAAAGAGGCTCTAAATCTATGGGTGGAAACGGAAAGCTAGGAGCCCCTAATGGTGCCAATACTAACCAGTCTTCGCCAGCGTTCTGGAACTTTGTTCAGTTCAGCACCCCAAATGGACAAACTCCAATGAGAAAGAATAGTGACGAAAACAGTCAGGGCAGTCCTACGTTGAGCAGAAAGATCCTTTCAgcaaacaacaataacagcAATGGCTACAACCATAAAGATGAAGGTAAAGTAGGATTATCTCcgttcaagttgaaagcAGATATTCAGTCTAACGGGCAAGAAGAGTTGACgaaatctgaaaagaatgTCTGA
- the SWD1 gene encoding chromatin binding protein, whose amino-acid sequence MNLALQDPFAVAKEYPDTLANTLHYGHSVVIQFNQKGDYLASGLSDGSILVYDLTSNGGVVAHLHENSHIRPVTSISWSRCGRYILSSSQDWSCKLWDLSKVNRDEVDVELDDMSAVIRTVKFDGPIWSASMHPEDPFNEEDMASTAAVSEDEPRKKKKAEKHVTLVTTFTPNDGSYIFTGTSKGWLNVHSTQTLQLVHSVKMANANIKNLVISPNGRKLAINSSDRIVRQISLPDLINVANPDEWDFEIDHKYQDVVNRLQWNSVAFNHNAEFLVASSYGQSSHDLYIWETSLGSLIKILEGSNEELIDVKWNYSRCTIGSTGLDSGMIYLWSVQFPQKWSALAPDFVEIEENIEYDEKEDEFDIIDEVALNKKRLEEEDMVVDVITRENVDARGFDTMQQSFVIPINYEKTVLG is encoded by the exons ATGAACTTAGCACTCCAGGATCCCTTTGCTGTAGCCAAGGAGTATCCCGATACGTTGGCGAACACTCTTCACTACGGTCATTCGGTAGTGATCCAGTTCAATCAGAAAGGCGACTATCTAGCTTCTGGACTCAGCGATGGATCCATTCTCGTCTATGACTTGACCAGCAACGGTGGGGTAGTGGCTCATCTCCATGAAAACTCGCACATCCGGCCAGTGACTTCCATCAGTTGGTCTAGATGCGGGCGTTATATACTATCGTCGTCACAGGACTGGTCCTGTAAGCTATGGGATTTGAGCAAAGTTAATAGAGACGAAGTTGATGTGGAGTTGGACGATATGCTGGCCGTGATTCGAACGGTTAAATTTGATGGTCCTATTTGGCTGGCATCGATGCATCCCGAAGATCCATTCAA tgaagaagacatggcatcaacagcagcagtatCAGAAGACGAACCAcgtaagaagaagaaagcagaaAAGCACGTTACTTTGGTGACAACATTCACACCCAACGATGGCAGTTACATCTTTACAGGAACGAGCAAAGGCTGGCTCAACGTTCATAGTACGCAGACATTGCAATTGGTTCACTCCGTTAAGATGGCCAATGCCAACATAAAGAACTTGGTCATATCTCCCAATGGCCGTAAACTAGCCATCAACTCATCCGACAGAATAGTGCGACAGATTAGTTTGCCGGACTTGATAAACGTCGCCAACCCTGACGAATGGGACTTTGAAATCGACCACAAGTACCAGGATGTTGTCAACAGATTGCAATGGAATTCTGTAGCATTCAACCACAATGCCGAGTTCTTGGTAGCTTCGTCGTATGGTCAATCTTCGCATGACTTGTATATCTGGGAGACATCCCTTGGTTCTCTTATCAAAATTCTTGAGGGAAGcaacgaagagttgattgACGTCAAGTGGAACTACTCGCGTTGCACTATTGGTTCTACGGGTCTCGACAGCGGCATGATCTACTTGTGGCTGGTTCAGTTTCCGCAGAAATGGAGTGCGTTGGCACCCGATTTCGTAGAAATCGAAGAGAACATAGAGTATGACGAGAAAGAGGATGAGTTCGATATCATTGACGAAGTGGCTCTCAATAAGAAACggttggaagaagaagatatgGTGGTGGATGTGATTACACGCGAGAATGTCGATGCCCGTGGGTTCGACACAATGCAGCAGTCGTTTGTTATTCCTATTAACTATGAGAAAACGGTATTAGGATAA
- the VPS8 gene encoding vacuolar sorting protein yields the protein MSPIIDSPRSSVGNLFDLPARSFSSPTPSDTSSHSSLTSPLRKQRFDDRSQTKISIALKSHQINTSHHVKDSVDVHRHLKESDINEILKWSETSTITGIINSSDFIASHGSVNYTEPSSIYIALGTNKGRIVVFNYHQGVEFILESQEQSDHHQQNSEISTIAFSSDSIFLAAGYTSGHIRLWDLSSKSSSAFPGTISPYFTINPITLQDRFTKNHSGHLRNTPINQISFIADSHIQLISVDISGLVFYHNGIKKFLQKYFISQKILGKNDANITDSKYFIYGCSLLPLGSSHQITDQLGVMAVITSNVLIIVSALSLNNSHTMHTVEHFKVGKSKQVMSSTQIMACLDWFPCMEVNNKTINAKLAYSWNNVLNILEVDNSSFPSNLLSVVSDLKDKDKGIPKLPIKKVSRWNTTNKHDSIVSVKWISSDILCVFIKEGSQPHGSLKVTALYLSNGILKRNSIKVFKHRLLALTDSDNIRKLYIGRSLSWADVLLGLLSSGKYAEALSTANEFYNSANTGKLVLVGLPEDPSARFKLVRPYLIQIMKESVPHLFSYGYENSHYFLTTYFSIISNLTREDSKEDLSYLLEMIFEKLDEKSIFFDVLESYTLSGSISSLPPLILKQLVEHYVKTERGELLTEILCILDIKTLDIDLTIQLCNQYNLRDCLIYIWNYLLDDYETPLVDFIKDFRNPEFLLKEDYLRAYSYMSFVLTGRQYPTDRFIDGLKDIPIKESICNILFSSTTVTWPAHNGEELHADNEDTIFPYLFSFLKANSFEMLSTLNEFFEEPYLNDIETKKLNRQYITDALLDIFEANEHLFTDEDRCQLAIFIGRNYAKYSQFIRLSESVLGRIINDLCGNTNVAISSDCELALQSLLPYYEPENDDLLYEKLTAAKYYSVLINIYKSEGRYSKVLEMWLSKLMNDPSGEFQNESLSQVLENSFMLTKKPVDRLSLINVIIVNFERFTAIDLDNFLVLISRFSPQLHHEALNIKDNVLMFKYLDELFHQSKSSLSDDPHLPNLISKNIELHCIYDKTTIFKFVETWKEELVRDQDQFARTIQILKDNQQVDSVAELVVFQGHYYEALKYILTFINSISASLDDEGLKSTFTKLLHQSMKICELAETYEEYDGDLILNEKMWLDLIGNVVNMASIMQHNAEVHTFLNGCIHDCFRAISDAKLNTNKEQSFLTIFNKFLESSSDNSTLANVRGILQENFVSYSYESEMLRISLSMLNQGIYKELKQIKMDNLSGWAIQQKLCASCGKIMWGPDVSQDNYSAWEDRQSAALYIMGSSLGTKFDNDKYHHCQLIFFKCSHGFHSSCLESLGVSVACVICSS from the exons ATGTCACCTATTATAGACCTGCCGCGACTGTCGGTAGGAAACTTATTTGATTTGCCTGCTCGGTCGTTTCTGTCACCGACTCCTAGTGATACTTCATCTCATTCTTCCCTTACCAGTCCTCTTAGAAAGCAGAGATTTGATGATAGATCCCAGACTAAGATCAGTATAGCCCTCAAATCACATCAGATAAACACTTCACATCATGTAAAAGACTCTGTGGATGTTCATCGACATTTGAAGGAGCTGGATATAaacgaaatcttgaaatggTCCGAAACTTCTACAATCACTGGAATCATTAACTCGAGTGATTTCATAGCCAGTCATGGCTCAGTAAACTATACTGAGCCTTCATCCATATACATAGCATTAGGAACCAACAAGGGACGAATTGTGGTATTCAATTATCATCAAGGAGTTGAGTTCATTCTCG AGTCTCAGGAACAATCAGATCATCATCAGCAGAATTCAGAAATTTCAACTATTGCCTTTTCGTCTGATTCCATATTTTTAGCTGCTGGATATACCAGTGGTCATATTCGACTTTGGGACTTGTCTTCCAAGCTGTCAAGCGCCTTTCCCGGAACTATAAGTCCGTACTTCACCATCAACCCTATCACGTTGCAGGATAGATTCACCAAGAACCACCTGGGTCATTTGCGGAATACCCCTATCAACCAAATATCATTCATTGCCGATCTGCATATTCAGTTAATCTCTGTAGATATATCAGGATTGGTGTTCTATCATAATGGTATCAAaaagtttcttcagaagtaCTTCATCTCTCAGAAGATCTTGGGAAAGAACGATGCCAACATCACCGATAGCAAATACTTCATCTACGGCTGCTCTTTACTTCCTTTAGGCTCTTCTCATCAAATCACTGATCAGCTAGGAGTAATGGCTGTGATAACTAGTAATGTCTTGATTATCGTATCAGCTCTCTCATTGAACAACTCTCACACTATGCATACAGTCGAACAtttcaaagttggaaaGTCAAAACAGGTTATGAGTTCTACACAAATTATGGCTTGTTTGGATTGGTTTCCATGTATGGAAGTCAATAACAAAACTATCAATGCAAAATTGGCATATTCATGGAATAACGTACTTAACATCTTGGAGGTGGATAACAGCTCCTTTCCTTCCAATCTCTTGTCTGTGGTATCTGACTTGAAAGACAAAGATAAGGGGATTCCCAAGTTACCCATTAAGAAAGTCAGTCGCTGGAATACTACAAATAAGCACGATTCCATTGTTTCTGTGAAATGGATTTCTTCCGACATCCTTTGTGTCTTCATTAAAGAAGGCAGCCAGCCCCATGGTTCACTCAAGGTTACAGCGCTCTACCTCTCTAACGGTATTCTCAAACGA AATTCCATAAAGGTATTCAAACATAGGCTACTTGCGCTTACTGACTCTGACAATATCCGAAAGCTATATATAGGGCGACTGCTCAGTTGGGCagatgttcttcttggattgCTATCGAGCGGTAAGTATGCTGAAGCATTGTCCACGGCCAatgaattctacaattcaGCAAATACCGGTAAATTGGTTTTGGTCGGACTTCCAGAAGACCCTTCTGCTCGATTCAAGCTTGTCAGACCTTACTTGATTCAAATTATGAAAGAGTCTGTACCACACCTCTTTTCATATGGATACGAGAATCTGCACTATTTTTTGACAACCTATTTCAGTATCATTTCCAATTTGACACGCGAGGATagcaaagaagatcttctgTATTTGTTAGAGATgatatttgaaaaattagatGAGAAGTCTATTTTCTttgatgttcttgagaGCTACACTCTATCAGGTAGCATTTCGTCTTTACCACCTCTCATTCTAAAACAACTTGTAGAACACTATGTCAAGACTGAAAGAGGTGAGTTGCTTACTGAGAttctttgtattcttgATATCAAGACATTAGACATCGACTTAACAATACAATTGTGCAATCAGTACAATCTTCGCGATTGCTTGATCTACATATGGAACTACTTATTGGACGACTACGAGACTCCTTTGGTAGATTTTATTAAAGATTTCAGAAATCCTGAGTTCTTATTGAAGGAAGATTACCTAAGAGCATATAGCTACATGTCTTTCGTACTCACCGGCAGACAATATCCCACAGATAGATTCATCGATGGTCTCAAGGATATTCCTATAAAGGAAAGCATTTGTAATATACTTTTCAGCAGTACAACTGTCACTTGGCCTGCCCACAATGGCGAGGAATTACATGCCGATAATGAAGATACCATATTTCCTTAcctcttttctttcttgaaagcTAATTCGTTCGAAATGCTTTCAACTCTTAATGAGTTCTTTGAGGAGCCGTATTTGAATGATATCgaaacaaagaagttaAATCGTCAGTATATCACCGATGCTCTTCTCGATATTTTCGAAGCAAATGAACATTTATTCactgatgaagatagaTGTCAATTAGCTATATTCATAGGTCGCAACTATGCTAAGTACTCACAGTTCATTCGGTTATCCGAATCTGTTCTTGGAAGGATAATCAATGACCTTTGTGGCAATACCAACGTTGCAATTCTGAGTGATTGTGAATTGGCATTGCagagtcttcttccataCTATGAGCCTGAGAATGATGATTTGTTATATGAGAAGTTGACTGCAGCCAAATATTATAGTGTGTTGATCAACATTTACAAGTCTGAAGGTAGATATTCTAAAGTATTGGAGATGTGGTTAAGCAAGTTGATGAATGACCCTAGTGGTGAGTTTCAGAATGAGTCTCTCAGTCAGGTTTTGGAGAATTCTTTCATGTTGACAAAGAAGCCTGTTGATCGATTGAGTTTGATTAATGTCATCATAGTAAATTTTGAACGATTTACTGCTATTGATTTGGACAATTTCTTAGTTTTGATTTCACGATTTTCCCCGCAATTACACCACGAAGCTCTCAACATTAAGGATAATGTCTTGATGTTTAAGTATTTGGACGAATTGTTTCATCAGAGCAAGTCTCTGTTGTCGGATGATCCACATTTGCCCAACTTGATCTCAAAGAATATCGAATTGCACTGCATTTATGATAAGACTACtattttcaagtttgttgagacttggaaagaagagttggttAGAGATCAAGATCAATTTGCCAGAACCATTCAGATACTAAAGGACAACCAGCAGGTTGATAGTGTTGCCGAGCTTGTGGTTTTTCAGGGACATTACTATGAAGCATTGAAGTACATCTTGACATTCATTAACAGCATATCTGCATCATTAGATGACGAAGGGCTCAAGTCTACATTTACCAAGCTATTGCATCAATCAATGAAGATTTGTGAACTAGCCGAAACTTACGAAGAGTATGATGGAGACTTAATTTTGAATGAAAAGATGTGGTTGGACCTTATTGGAAATGTTGTGAATATGGCTAGCATCATGCAACATAACGCAGAGGTACATACTTTTCTCAATGGCTGCATTCATGACTGTTTCAGAGCCATAAGTGATGCCAAACTTAATACTAAT AAGGAACAGTCGTTTCTTacaatcttcaacaagtttctCGAGAGTTCCTCAGACAATTCTACTTTGGCCAATGTCAGAGGTATATTACAAGAGAACTTTGTTTCGTACTCTTACGAGAGCGAAATGCTCCGTATTTCATTGTCGATGCTTAACCAGGGAATATACAAGGAACTCAAACAGATCAAAATGGATAACTTGAGTGGTTGGGCTATACAACAAAAGCTTTGTGCATCTTGCGGCAAAATCATGTGGGGGCCAGATGTATCTCAAGATAATTACTCGGCATGGGAAGACAGACAATCTGCTGCACTCTACATCATGGGCTCGAGCCTAGGCACCAAGTTCGACAATGACAAATACCACCATTGTcaattgattttcttcaagtgtAGCCATGGTTTCCATTCGAGTTGTCTAGAGAGCTTGGGCGTCAGC GTTGCCTGCGTTATCTGTTCGTCATAA
- the ERP1 gene encoding emp24/gp25L/p24 family of membrane trafficking proteins (go_component membrane~go_funtion protein carrier activity~go_process intracellular protein transport), producing the protein MVLAIILWSVLFLASPISGLLHFYAAAGVRTCFYKELGQKSLLVGRYKVEIRDEDTEIYYPPRNRHNIGALIDVEETFDSNHRVVHQKGAAIGQFTFSALDSGDHRICITPRSFYSKKSKWYGGNANSGSSHEDEEAEQFDIKDSKFRHARITIDFLISDEFSADSKHSQSVETLASQVNRLNDKLTDIKREQKFIREKEAVFRDLSESTCGIVIRWSIIQLGALGVICVYQLLSLSRFFVKQKVS; encoded by the coding sequence ATGGTTTTGGCGATAATACTATGGCTGGTTCTATTTCTAGCATCACCCATACTGGGGCTTCTCCATTTCTacgctgctgctggtgtACGTACTTGTTTCTACAAGGAACTCGGCCAGAAATCGCTACTTGTAGGAAGATACAAGGTAGAAATTCGTGACGAGGACACAGAGATCTACTATCCGCCACGAAATCGTCACAATATAGGAGCTCTTATAGATGTTGAGGAAACTTTTGACTCCAACCATCGTGTAGTTCATCAGAAAGGCGCTGCCATAGGTCAGTTCACATTCAGCGCATTAGACTCAGGAGACCATCGGATCTGTATAACGCCCAGAAGCTTCTACAGCAAGAAAAGTAAATGGTACGGTGGCAATGCCAACAGCGGATCTTCTCAtgaggacgaagaagctgaaCAATTCGATATAAAAGACCTGAAGTTCAGACACGCTCGTATAACAATCGACTTTTTGATCAGCGACGAGTTTAGTGCAGATTCCAAACACTCACAATCAGTCGAAACCCTTGCTTCACAAGTTAACCGGCTCAATGATAAACTCACGGATATCAAACGAGAACAAAAGTTCATTCGTGAGAAAGAGGCTGTTTTCAGGGATCTCTCAGAAAGCACCTGTGGGATTGTAATCCGCTGGCTGATTATCCAGCTAGGAGCACTTGGTGTGATTTGTGTCTATCAGCTATTGTCACTTCTGCGGTTCTTTGTCAAACAAAAAGTATCATAA